In one Juglans regia cultivar Chandler chromosome 11, Walnut 2.0, whole genome shotgun sequence genomic region, the following are encoded:
- the LOC109017947 gene encoding uncharacterized protein LOC109017947 yields the protein MLTLFDTLTDALNQEELQEFVITARRIWWRRNSFIFKKGFTHPNHIVREARTTLNMMAEKKTDQCNTQASPTVIHWKAPPVDWYKVNWDGAVDKVKGLIGIGVVIRDRSGQVIATLRQKEKLYPDPLLAESYGALQAVKLAREIGLHQVILEGDSLQVTKALVEDREELSSSSMFCNETRHFLKLFEKWEVTHVRRNVNHIAHLLAKNALSISDQIVTMEDTPSCIADLI from the coding sequence ATGTTAACACTTTTTGATACATTGACTGATGCACTGAATCAAGAGGAACTACAAGAGTTTGTGATTACAGCAAGGAGGATCTGGTGGAGAAGgaactctttcattttcaagaaaGGATTTACACATCCAAACCATATTGTTAGAGAGGCAAGAACTACTCTAAACATGATGGCAGAAAAGAAAACAGACCAGTGCAATACCCAAGCCTCTCCCACGGTGATTCATTGGAAAGCTCCTCCAGTGGACTGGTACAAAGTTAACTGGGATGGGGCAGTGGACAAAGTTAAGGGGCTGATTGGAATAGGAGTGGTGATAAGAGACAGGTCGGGGCAGGTTATTGCAACATTGAGACAGAAGGAAAAGCTCTACCCTGACCCCCTACTAGCTGAATCATACGGGGCTCTTCAAGCTGTGAAACTGGCCAGGGAGATTGGTCTGCATCAGGTCATACTCGAAGGTGATTCACTGCAAGTCACAAAAGCATTGGTTGAAGACAGAGAAGAATTGAGTAGTTCAAGCATGTTTTGTAATGAAACTAGACATTTCCTTAAGCTgtttgaaaaatgggaagtcaCTCATGTTAGAAGGAATGTCAATCACATAGCCCATTTACTTGCAAAAAATGCTCTTAGCATTTCTGATCAGATTGTAACTATGGAGGATACTCCATCTTGTATTGCTGACTTGATTTAA